In Zingiber officinale cultivar Zhangliang chromosome 1A, Zo_v1.1, whole genome shotgun sequence, a genomic segment contains:
- the LOC122038977 gene encoding alpha-humulene 10-hydroxylase-like yields the protein MEVAFSSLSLLLSFFVVIFFIVRSRGKGGDDAPLPTGPRAYPLIGNVHLLAGGVPHHTLADLVREHAKGPLMRLRLGQVDCFVASTREAAQEIAKHQDLNFAYRPKMTFGQFFAYGNRNVSLSPYGDYWKQLRKIYAMEMMSPARVKSFFSTREVEYRTLVRDISVAGASGQTPINISAMLISTVSTIIVKCAFGNKGEKLQRQFLSLVKETLSLITSFAVADMFPSLGFVDSLTGLTYRLGRVHQKLDRMFNEIIALHEDVEDEKQDLIDVLLQLRDQGEDITLESIKAIILEVFLAGSETTSTTIEWAMSEMIRKPETLEKAQKEVRQVLDGRTKITEKDLEKLTYLKMAIKETLRLHPSVPLLLRECQETCLVLGYKVPAGTRVIINGYGLGRDERYWVDAEDFRPERFADGSLDYKGNNFEYLPFGSGRRVCPGMNFGSASVEIALTHLLYYFDWKLPKGMKPEDVDMRETAGIATQRLSPLFMIATPAVPLP from the exons ATGGAAGTCGCCTTCTCCTCCCTTAGTCTCCTCCTCTCATTCTTCGTTGTCATCTTCTTCATTGTACGCTCGAGGGGGAAGGGAGGCGATGATGCACCTCTCCCTACGGGGCCGCGTGCGTATCCGCTGATCGGAAACGTGCACCTCCTTGCCGGGGGTGTCCCGCACCACACCCTCGCTGACTTGGTGCGTGAGCACGCGAAAGGACCGCTCATGCGCCTGCGGCTCGGGCAGGTTGACTGCTTCGTGGCGTCCACCCGAGAGGCGGCGCAGGAGATCGCTAAGCACCAGGACTTGAACTTCGCCTACCGACCCAAAATGACCTTCGGCCAGTTCTTCGCCTACGGCAACCGCAATGTCTCCCTCTCCCCCTACGGCGACTACTGGAAGCAGCTGAGGAAGATCTACGCCATGGAGATGATGAGCCCCGCCCGCGTCAAGTCCTTCTTCTCCACTAGGGAGGTGGAGTACCGCACCCTGGTGAGGGACATCTCTGTGGCCGGCGCGTCGGGCCAGACGCCCATCAACATCAGTGCTATGCTGATATCCACCGTCAGCACCATCATCGTCAAGTGTGCGTTCGGGAACAAGGGCGAGAAACTCCAGCGCCAGTTCTTGAGCTTGGTGAAGGAGACGCTGAGCTTGATCACCAGCTTTGCGGTGGCCGACATGTTCCCTTCGCTCGGGTTCGTGGACTCTCTCACCGGTTTGACTTACAGGTTGGGTCGGGTTCACCAAAAGCTCGACCGGATGTTTAATGAAATAATTGCATTGCATGAGGACGTGGAAGACGAGAAGCAGGACCTCATCGATGTGCTTCTCCAGCTCAGAGACCAAGGAGAGGACATCACACTCGAAAGCATCAAGGCAATCATCCTG GAAGTATTCCTCGCAGGGAGCGAGACGACATCGACAACCATCGAATGGGCGATGTCAGAAATGATTAGGAAACCTGAGACTTTAGAAAAAGCACAGAAGGAAGTGAGGCAAGTTCTCGACGGAAGGACAAAGATCACGGAGAAAGATCTGGAGAAGCTCACGTACCTGAAGATGGCGATCAAGGAGACGCTGAGGCTACACCCGTCGGTGCCCTTACTGCTGCGCGAGTGTCAGGAAACATGCCTGGTACTGGGATACAAGGTGCCTGCCGGAACTCGAGTGATCATCAACGGATATGGGTTAGGTCGCGACGAGCGGTACTGGGTCGACGCCGAGGATTTCAGGCCGGAGAGGTTCGCCGACGGCTCTTTGGACTACAAGGGCAATAACTTTGAATATTTGCCATTTGGCTCAGGCCGAAGGGTGTGCCCTGGCATGAACTTCGGGAGTGCATCCGTGGAGATAGCCCTCACTCATCTCCTCTACTACTTCGATTGGAAGCTTCCCAAAGGAATGAAGCCGGAAGATGTGGACATGAGAGAGACTGCCGGCATTGCTACTCAAAGGCTCTCGCCTCTCTTCATGATTGCTACCCCTGCAGTTCCTCTTCCTTAA